A genomic stretch from Theobroma cacao cultivar B97-61/B2 chromosome 4, Criollo_cocoa_genome_V2, whole genome shotgun sequence includes:
- the LOC18603739 gene encoding pectinesterase inhibitor 1: MSAHNAAFLLPLMAMVWLWHLSYPSSAITSNFLNGMCDETLNPGFCKTTLGKQSRIKEANVQKLAVISILLATAQARLNEHLVQELFNNEKDEVTKSHLSDCLSDYNVTLGKLKIAYRLSDKMEYKGMQKQVNDALKMSKKCEYRFTKEPPRPSPLTDYNNKMVWLNDIARVILNYLND; this comes from the coding sequence ATGTCAGCCCACAATGCAGCTTTCCTGCTTCCTCTCATGGCCATGGTTTGGCTTTGGCATCTGTCCTACCCCTCATCCGCTATCACCAGCAATTTCCTTAATGGGATGTGCGATGAAACACTAAACCCAGGCTTCTGCAAAACTACTCTCGGAAAACAGTCGAGAATCAAAGAAGCAAACGTGCAAAAACTCGCTGTCATTTCCATACTCTTAGCAACCGCGCAAGCACGATTGAACGAGCACCTTGTGCAGGAGCTCTTCAATAATGAAAAAGATGAAGTGACAAAGAGTCACCTTTCGGATTGCCTCAGTGACTATAATGTAACTCTGGGCAAATTAAAGATTGCTTATAGGTTATCCGACAAGATGGAGTATAAGGGGATGCAGAAACAGGTGAACGATGCACTGAAGATGTCGAAGAAATGTGAATATAGGTTCACGAAAGAGCCACCTCGTCCATCTCCTCTGACGGATTATAACAACAAAATGGTGTGGCTCAATGACATCGCACGTGTTATTTTGAATTATCTTAATGATTGA
- the LOC18603740 gene encoding dehydrogenase/reductase SDR family member on chromosome X isoform X2, translating to METMIKELKEALRFVLSVEFWRMGVLWTISLLASYLQLYTNRLFSRKAQSYPRCHPPISPSLRPVCVITGATSGLGAAAAHALSREGFYVVLVGRSSHSLSKIMTDVKTQNEDARVKAFQLLINNAGILATSSRFTPEGYDQMLGTNYIGAFCLTTFLLPLLKRSPVPSRIVNVTSFTHRNVFDVQVDQESVSGACFLRSGQYPFARIYEYSKLYLLLFSYELHQQLGLMDKPCHVSVTAADPGVVKTNIMREVPSRLSQLAFEVLKLLGLLQSPENGVSSILDAALAPPEASGVYFFGGKGRTLNSSALSHNIKLAKELWTTSYSLFLEASLASKETSSSMSDNLS from the exons ATGGAAACTATGATAAAGGAGTTGAAGGAAGCTCTCCGTTTTGTTTTGTCCGTTGAATTTTGGAGAATGGGAGTGCTTTGGACCATCTCGCTCTTGGCCTCCTACTTGCAGTTATACACCAACAGGCTCTTTTCTCGTAAAGCTCAATCCTACCCACGATGCCATCCTCCAATCTCTCCGTCTCTGAGACCTGTTTGCGTCATTACTGGC GCTACATCCGGACTGGGAGCTGCGGCTGCACACGCTCTTTCACGGGAAGGTTTCTACGTTGTTCTTG TTGGACGATCATCCCATTCGTTATCAAAG ATTATGACAGACGTAAAAACCCAGAATGAGGATGCCCGTGTCAAAGCTTTTCAG CTCTTGATCAATAATGCTGGGATACTGGCAACATCATCGCGATTCACACCTGAAGGCTATGATCA GATGTTGGGTACAAATTACATAGGGGCATTTTGTCTGACCACATTTCTACTACCTCTTCTTAAAAGAAGCCCTGTTCCTTCTCGGATAGTAAATGTCACATCCTTTACACATCGAAATG TTTTTGATGTACAGGTTGACCAGGAATCTGTTTCTGGGGCATGTTTCTTGAGATCAGGACAATATCCATTTGCTCGTATCTATGAGTATTCAAAAT TATACCTGCTTCTCTTCTCATATGAGCTCCACCAACAACTTGGTTTGATGGATAAACCTTGTCATGTCTCTGTTAC TGCTGCCGATCCTGGAGTAGTAAAGACCAACATCATGAGGGAAGTCCCTTCTCGTCTTTCTCAATTGGCATTTGAAGTTTTGAAGCTTTTGGGCCTTCTGCAGTCACCTGAGAATGGCGTCAGTTCTATTCTTGATGCAGCCCTTGCTCCACCA GAAGCATCTGGGGTATACTTTTTTGGTGGAAAAGGTAGGACCTTGAACTCTTCGGCTCTTTCACACAATATCAAGCTTGCAAAAGAACTTTGGACTACGTCTTATAGTCTCTTTCTAGAAGCAAGCCTTGCTTCCAAAGAAACATCAAGCTCCATGTCGGATAATTTGTCATAA
- the LOC18603740 gene encoding dehydrogenase/reductase SDR family member on chromosome X isoform X1 encodes METMIKELKEALRFVLSVEFWRMGVLWTISLLASYLQLYTNRLFSRKAQSYPRCHPPISPSLRPVCVITGATSGLGAAAAHALSREGFYVVLVGRSSHSLSKIMTDVKTQNEDARVKAFQVDLSSFHSILEFKGSLQQWLLDCKMHSSVQLLINNAGILATSSRFTPEGYDQMLGTNYIGAFCLTTFLLPLLKRSPVPSRIVNVTSFTHRNVFDVQVDQESVSGACFLRSGQYPFARIYEYSKLYLLLFSYELHQQLGLMDKPCHVSVTAADPGVVKTNIMREVPSRLSQLAFEVLKLLGLLQSPENGVSSILDAALAPPEASGVYFFGGKGRTLNSSALSHNIKLAKELWTTSYSLFLEASLASKETSSSMSDNLS; translated from the exons ATGGAAACTATGATAAAGGAGTTGAAGGAAGCTCTCCGTTTTGTTTTGTCCGTTGAATTTTGGAGAATGGGAGTGCTTTGGACCATCTCGCTCTTGGCCTCCTACTTGCAGTTATACACCAACAGGCTCTTTTCTCGTAAAGCTCAATCCTACCCACGATGCCATCCTCCAATCTCTCCGTCTCTGAGACCTGTTTGCGTCATTACTGGC GCTACATCCGGACTGGGAGCTGCGGCTGCACACGCTCTTTCACGGGAAGGTTTCTACGTTGTTCTTG TTGGACGATCATCCCATTCGTTATCAAAG ATTATGACAGACGTAAAAACCCAGAATGAGGATGCCCGTGTCAAAGCTTTTCAGGTTGATCTGTCATCATTCCATTCAATTTTGGAGTTTAAAGGCTCACTTCAGCAGTGGCTTTTGGATTGCAAAATGCATTCTTCTGTCCAGCTCTTGATCAATAATGCTGGGATACTGGCAACATCATCGCGATTCACACCTGAAGGCTATGATCA GATGTTGGGTACAAATTACATAGGGGCATTTTGTCTGACCACATTTCTACTACCTCTTCTTAAAAGAAGCCCTGTTCCTTCTCGGATAGTAAATGTCACATCCTTTACACATCGAAATG TTTTTGATGTACAGGTTGACCAGGAATCTGTTTCTGGGGCATGTTTCTTGAGATCAGGACAATATCCATTTGCTCGTATCTATGAGTATTCAAAAT TATACCTGCTTCTCTTCTCATATGAGCTCCACCAACAACTTGGTTTGATGGATAAACCTTGTCATGTCTCTGTTAC TGCTGCCGATCCTGGAGTAGTAAAGACCAACATCATGAGGGAAGTCCCTTCTCGTCTTTCTCAATTGGCATTTGAAGTTTTGAAGCTTTTGGGCCTTCTGCAGTCACCTGAGAATGGCGTCAGTTCTATTCTTGATGCAGCCCTTGCTCCACCA GAAGCATCTGGGGTATACTTTTTTGGTGGAAAAGGTAGGACCTTGAACTCTTCGGCTCTTTCACACAATATCAAGCTTGCAAAAGAACTTTGGACTACGTCTTATAGTCTCTTTCTAGAAGCAAGCCTTGCTTCCAAAGAAACATCAAGCTCCATGTCGGATAATTTGTCATAA